The following proteins are encoded in a genomic region of Chloracidobacterium sp.:
- a CDS encoding amino acid permease: protein MSLFATKPISRIIAEAEETGEHALKKALSALDLTMLGIGAIIGTGIFVLTGQAAGKHAGPAVVISMVLAGIVSACAALCYSEFAATIPISGSAYAYGYGTLGEFVAWIIGWDLILEYAFGAATVAVGWSGYVVSFMRENLGIQFPLALSAPPGAIVDSSGKVIAQGIFNLPAALIAVAVTLLLIRGIKESASFNTIIVIVKVIVVILFIVAGVGYVMPDNIFNPPCPDNNAGCTPFMPFGFSGIITGAAVIFFAYIGFDAVSTAAQEAKNPQRDMPRGILGSLAICTVLYILVSGVMVGLVDYKALKEAAAPLAAAIDHALNANQGATEGVMGKILAIFSSWIIKIGAVLGLSSTMVVMTMGQPRVFYSMSKDGLLPPWAAKIHPKYQTPHITTIITGTIVAILAGFVPISLLGELVSIGTLFAFVIVGTGIIILRSSAPALKRPFKVPFSPVVPIITVVSAAFLMNSLPLDTWIRLIDWMAIGLVIYFGYSYSHSRLATEGADPDPRPDNYRPPVAAMIGIMLVFILTLWQVLQPSAMLGLGLKPDEKATDNIALNLFIRLFAWLLTGVLVYVMLYGKSDRGSLRKASTQKIGLIVAILNIVVWAGITFWFFQHIHGN from the coding sequence ATGTCACTTTTTGCGACCAAACCCATTTCGAGGATCATTGCCGAGGCTGAAGAGACCGGCGAGCACGCCCTTAAAAAGGCGTTAAGCGCGCTCGACCTTACGATGCTCGGTATCGGTGCCATTATCGGAACGGGCATCTTCGTTCTAACAGGCCAAGCGGCAGGTAAGCATGCCGGGCCTGCCGTGGTGATCTCCATGGTGCTGGCAGGCATCGTGAGCGCCTGTGCAGCACTTTGCTATTCAGAATTTGCAGCAACGATACCGATCTCGGGCTCGGCGTATGCGTATGGCTACGGCACTCTCGGCGAATTCGTCGCGTGGATCATAGGCTGGGATCTTATCCTCGAATATGCGTTTGGTGCGGCAACGGTAGCGGTCGGCTGGTCGGGCTATGTTGTCAGCTTTATGCGCGAGAACCTTGGCATACAGTTCCCTCTGGCGCTCAGTGCTCCGCCCGGAGCTATCGTGGACAGTTCCGGAAAAGTGATCGCCCAAGGCATCTTTAACCTGCCCGCCGCATTGATAGCTGTTGCGGTTACGCTGCTGTTGATACGCGGCATTAAAGAATCGGCCAGCTTTAACACGATCATCGTTATAGTCAAAGTGATCGTCGTCATCCTCTTCATTGTCGCCGGTGTCGGTTATGTGATGCCGGACAATATCTTTAATCCGCCGTGTCCTGATAATAACGCAGGCTGTACGCCCTTTATGCCGTTCGGCTTTAGCGGCATTATCACGGGTGCTGCGGTCATTTTCTTTGCCTACATCGGTTTTGATGCGGTCTCGACCGCCGCGCAGGAAGCAAAGAACCCGCAGCGTGATATGCCTCGCGGTATTCTCGGTTCGCTCGCGATCTGTACGGTGCTTTACATCCTCGTCTCGGGCGTTATGGTCGGCCTTGTTGACTATAAAGCTCTTAAGGAAGCGGCTGCGCCGCTCGCGGCTGCCATCGATCATGCACTGAATGCTAATCAAGGTGCGACCGAGGGCGTAATGGGCAAGATACTCGCGATCTTTTCGTCATGGATCATCAAGATCGGAGCTGTACTCGGCCTCAGCTCGACGATGGTCGTTATGACCATGGGACAGCCGCGTGTTTTCTATTCGATGTCCAAGGACGGGCTTCTGCCGCCATGGGCCGCAAAGATCCATCCCAAGTACCAAACGCCGCACATCACAACTATCATCACCGGCACCATCGTTGCGATACTTGCCGGCTTTGTCCCGATCAGCCTGCTCGGCGAACTCGTCAGCATCGGTACGCTGTTCGCATTCGTGATCGTCGGAACGGGCATCATCATCCTGCGTTCGTCGGCTCCGGCGCTCAAGCGGCCGTTCAAGGTTCCGTTCTCGCCGGTCGTGCCGATCATCACGGTCGTATCGGCCGCGTTCCTTATGAACAGCCTGCCGCTCGATACGTGGATCAGGCTTATCGACTGGATGGCGATCGGGCTTGTGATCTACTTCGGTTACAGCTATTCGCACAGCCGACTGGCGACCGAGGGTGCTGACCCCGATCCGCGGCCTGACAACTACAGGCCGCCTGTAGCAGCAATGATCGGTATCATGCTGGTCTTCATACTGACGCTTTGGCAGGTGCTGCAGCCGTCAGCGATGCTTGGCCTGGGGCTGAAGCCTGATGAGAAGGCAACCGACAATATTGCGCTGAATCTTTTCATCCGGCTGTTCGCATGGCTGCTTACGGGCGTACTTGTCTATGTGATGCTTTACGGTAAGAGCGACCGTGGCAGCCTTCGCAAGGCAAGCACGCAAAAGATCGGATTGATTGTCGCCATCCTCAATATCGTGGTTTGGGCAGGCATTACTTTCTGGTTCTTCCAGCATATTCACGGCAACTAG
- a CDS encoding glycosyltransferase, with product MKVFFPLQVFFPSQAGGPANSVYWLAKYLKRNGIEPTVISTDQGVNTPVRLNRFNETEAGCVMHVRTRITYFPFVQMLRSLRGVIGADVVQVSSVFFPAAVVSALAARILHKKLVVSPRDELSQYGLTRSRGRKRPILWMYRNFIARHAVFHATAEKEVADIKGYFTFDVPVVHIPNLIEMPPLIETDDEPYLLFIGRLDRKKGVDKLIEAAARSEHFRNGTIKLKVAGKGDAAYEEKLRQLSAKLGIEGRVEFLGQVEGGEKQRLLAGAAWTFMPSESENFGVVVLESLAQNTPVVASKGTPWAVLDAEKIGYWVENSPVELAAILDRLIMLPEDEYAAYRGRCRAFVERNFEINANGRAWLDLYNSLK from the coding sequence ATGAAAGTATTTTTCCCGCTTCAGGTATTCTTTCCTTCGCAGGCGGGCGGCCCCGCGAACTCGGTCTATTGGCTCGCAAAATATCTAAAGCGGAACGGTATCGAACCGACCGTCATCTCGACCGATCAAGGCGTGAATACACCAGTACGGCTCAACCGCTTTAACGAAACCGAGGCAGGCTGCGTGATGCATGTGCGTACACGGATCACCTATTTCCCGTTCGTGCAGATGTTGAGATCGCTCCGCGGGGTGATAGGTGCGGATGTGGTACAGGTCTCGTCCGTTTTCTTCCCCGCGGCCGTAGTGTCGGCTCTCGCCGCGCGAATATTACATAAAAAGCTGGTCGTCTCGCCGCGGGATGAGCTTTCGCAGTACGGCCTGACACGATCGCGGGGCCGCAAGCGGCCCATACTCTGGATGTATCGTAATTTCATCGCGCGTCATGCCGTTTTTCACGCGACTGCCGAGAAAGAGGTCGCTGACATCAAGGGATATTTCACATTTGATGTGCCGGTGGTGCATATACCGAACCTGATCGAGATGCCGCCGCTTATCGAAACGGATGACGAACCCTATTTGCTCTTTATCGGCAGGCTTGATCGTAAAAAAGGCGTGGATAAGCTCATTGAAGCAGCAGCACGATCCGAACACTTCCGCAACGGCACGATAAAGCTCAAGGTCGCGGGCAAAGGCGATGCGGCGTATGAGGAAAAGCTCAGGCAGCTTTCGGCGAAGCTCGGTATTGAGGGACGCGTCGAATTCCTCGGCCAGGTCGAGGGCGGCGAAAAGCAGCGTCTGCTTGCCGGTGCAGCTTGGACCTTTATGCCGTCAGAGAGCGAGAATTTCGGTGTCGTGGTTCTCGAATCGCTCGCACAGAATACGCCAGTTGTCGCTTCGAAAGGCACACCCTGGGCTGTACTGGACGCCGAAAAGATCGGTTATTGGGTCGAAAATTCGCCCGTTGAGCTTGCCGCAATACTCGATCGGCTGATAATGCTGCCTGAGGACGAATATGCCGCTTACCGCGGCAGATGCCGTGCTTTTGTAGAACGCAATTTCGAGATCAATGCGAACGGCCGAGCCTGGCTCGATCTTTACAATAGCCTCAAATAA
- the asnB gene encoding asparagine synthase (glutamine-hydrolyzing) — protein MCGIAGIVGLTDREDASRRIRTMTDRLAHRGPDAEGIFTDDRIALGHRRLSIIDLSENANHPLFDASGRYAVILNGEIYNYRELKAELKGYPWTTESDTEAVLAAYIAHGPACLQMLKGMFALAVWDNVEKTLFIARDRFGVKPLYYAMTPDGVFVFASEIRAILASGIVKAELSRAALAEYVMFQSVYSPDTIIDGIHQIGAGEFAFVKAGKIETQPFWRIERTTAEVEISVEEVRKHILDLLLASVERRMISDVPLGAFLSGGIDSSAVVALMSEVSTQPVSTFSVTFDEKEYDESPYSDIIAKRFNTKHQSIKLRADDFLNALPAALQAIDAPSGDGLNTYVVSKAAREAGLRVALSGVGGDELFAGYHYFGQWLRTRSGITPKVPHFVRKAAAAVLSASASSKYQRMSDVLAVRSFDIATVYPMTRQVLSRRTVERYLGNTVREPLIGRTLRERLEDIEHFPLLSQFTIAELLGYTQNLLLRDTDQFAMASALEVREPFFDDKLVEYVLRVPDAMKLSSTPKGLLVDSLGTLLPAEIVHRPKMGFVLPFEKWMRGPLRAFCQERIEQLAGREILDADLLRSKWKLFVDGRVRWSELWHLIVLAEWLEINGI, from the coding sequence ATGTGCGGTATCGCAGGCATTGTCGGGTTGACTGATCGTGAGGACGCTTCGCGCCGCATCCGCACGATGACGGACCGCCTCGCGCATCGGGGCCCTGATGCAGAAGGCATCTTTACGGACGATCGGATCGCACTCGGCCACAGACGCCTCTCGATCATCGACCTTTCCGAGAACGCCAACCATCCGCTATTCGATGCTTCGGGCCGTTACGCTGTCATCCTGAACGGCGAGATCTACAACTACCGCGAACTTAAAGCCGAGCTCAAGGGCTATCCGTGGACGACCGAGAGCGACACCGAGGCCGTCCTTGCCGCCTACATTGCACACGGGCCGGCGTGCCTTCAGATGCTCAAGGGTATGTTCGCGCTCGCCGTATGGGACAATGTCGAAAAGACCCTCTTCATCGCACGCGACCGGTTCGGCGTAAAGCCGCTCTATTATGCAATGACGCCTGACGGCGTTTTCGTTTTTGCATCGGAGATACGCGCGATACTTGCTTCCGGCATCGTCAAAGCCGAATTGAGCAGAGCTGCCCTTGCTGAATATGTGATGTTCCAGTCGGTCTATTCGCCCGACACGATCATCGACGGCATACATCAGATCGGCGCAGGCGAATTCGCTTTCGTCAAAGCCGGCAAGATCGAGACGCAGCCGTTTTGGCGTATCGAGCGAACAACGGCCGAGGTTGAAATCAGCGTCGAAGAGGTGCGAAAGCATATTCTCGATCTGCTTCTCGCATCCGTTGAGCGGCGAATGATCAGCGATGTTCCGCTCGGAGCGTTCCTTTCAGGCGGTATTGATTCGAGTGCGGTCGTCGCGCTGATGTCCGAAGTATCGACACAGCCGGTAAGCACATTCTCGGTAACGTTTGATGAAAAGGAGTATGACGAATCGCCTTACTCTGACATTATCGCCAAGCGCTTCAACACAAAGCATCAGAGTATAAAGCTGCGTGCCGACGACTTTCTCAACGCTCTTCCTGCGGCACTTCAAGCGATCGATGCACCGAGCGGCGACGGACTTAATACCTACGTTGTTTCAAAAGCGGCACGCGAGGCCGGCCTGCGGGTCGCGTTATCGGGCGTCGGCGGCGATGAGCTTTTTGCGGGCTATCATTATTTCGGGCAGTGGCTTCGCACACGCAGCGGCATTACGCCGAAAGTGCCGCATTTTGTACGCAAGGCCGCGGCGGCAGTGCTGTCGGCTTCGGCAAGTTCGAAATATCAGCGTATGTCAGATGTGTTGGCCGTCAGGTCATTCGACATCGCAACTGTATATCCTATGACACGGCAGGTGCTGTCGCGGCGGACCGTTGAGCGGTATCTCGGCAACACAGTACGCGAACCGCTTATCGGGCGAACGCTGCGTGAGCGGCTCGAGGATATCGAACACTTCCCGCTGCTCAGCCAATTTACCATTGCCGAGCTGCTCGGTTATACGCAAAATCTGCTGCTGCGCGACACCGACCAATTCGCGATGGCGTCGGCGCTCGAGGTACGCGAGCCATTCTTTGATGACAAGCTTGTTGAGTACGTTCTCCGCGTCCCGGATGCGATGAAACTGTCTTCGACGCCTAAGGGCCTGCTTGTCGATTCACTCGGTACGCTGCTGCCCGCCGAGATCGTGCATCGGCCGAAAATGGGCTTCGTACTTCCATTTGAAAAATGGATGCGCGGCCCGTTGCGTGCCTTCTGTCAGGAGCGTATCGAGCAGCTTGCCGGACGCGAAATTCTCGATGCCGATCTGCTTCGCTCAAAATGGAAGCTGTTCGTTGACGGGCGTGTACGATGGTCGGAGCTTTGGCACTTGATCGTGCTGGCCGAGTGGCTCGAGATCAATGGCATCTGA
- a CDS encoding SurA N-terminal domain-containing protein → MLKFFNRLERTRNFVLLLFSILMVVSLIFWGSGTGGNQTSESMLRSTETIAKVSGEKITLGEVMRQKQNYAQYMQGRSIPSKSIIDGLIGSRIVRLEAARLGLTASDREVADEIRKQSGVAEGKVFDQEKYELNVSEQFGSVAAYEQSLRDDISSKKLDAYITSGVTVSDAEVLSDYQRKNTKFDISYVTLNASDLAKTITPSDEELHAYFDKNKASYYINTPQKKIKYLFINISKLGEKLQIPDADLRAEYDALPADKKIAGVLGQEIVLRIANPDLETQVQAKAAQLVQELKAKGSDGTVSEEEFAKMAKGQSEDRVSAPLGGKLRGPVREDPNKKEDPYQRLIAMKPGEVSEPILYQNRYFILRRGEAVPKSFEEAKKEIEVSLRNRRAYAAAAELAQKADDALKASKDIQKVADEFAPQANMKPAEMIKETAYVKPGDDIPGIGISPQFEEGIATLEAVNDVGEKTPIQNGFAIPMLADRKEPRDADFDEVKAQITDVVKLEKAQAEIENIAKAIAAGAPNATALAAAASAKGMKVKDQKAFVLGSPLGEGSSASTSEALEDAIYAMKPGDVTKTPIKSGDNWYVVGVTGRTEADSAEFAKQRDTLREQMLDSRRMAIFTDYIASVKKRLSDGGYITIYQNVVEKADAPQPGEEQNGLNF, encoded by the coding sequence ATGTTAAAGTTCTTCAACCGTCTGGAGCGGACACGCAATTTCGTCCTCCTTTTGTTTTCCATTTTGATGGTCGTCAGCCTTATCTTTTGGGGCAGCGGCACCGGAGGAAATCAAACGAGTGAGAGTATGCTGCGAAGTACCGAAACCATTGCAAAGGTGTCGGGCGAAAAGATAACTCTCGGCGAAGTGATGCGGCAGAAGCAGAACTATGCTCAGTATATGCAGGGCCGCTCGATCCCGTCGAAAAGTATCATCGACGGGCTTATCGGCAGCCGCATCGTCCGGCTCGAAGCCGCACGTCTCGGCCTGACCGCGAGCGACCGCGAAGTTGCGGATGAGATACGCAAGCAGTCCGGCGTTGCTGAGGGCAAGGTGTTCGATCAGGAGAAGTATGAACTGAATGTGAGCGAGCAGTTCGGCAGCGTTGCCGCCTATGAACAAAGTCTGCGCGACGACATCAGCTCGAAAAAACTTGATGCCTACATCACATCGGGCGTTACTGTCTCGGATGCAGAGGTACTTAGCGACTATCAGCGTAAGAACACCAAGTTCGACATCTCGTACGTTACGCTCAATGCAAGCGACCTTGCCAAGACCATCACGCCCAGCGATGAGGAACTGCACGCCTATTTTGATAAGAATAAGGCGAGCTACTACATAAATACGCCGCAAAAGAAGATCAAATATCTTTTTATCAATATAAGTAAGCTCGGCGAAAAGCTTCAGATACCAGATGCGGATCTTCGTGCGGAATACGACGCATTGCCTGCCGATAAGAAGATAGCGGGCGTGCTTGGGCAAGAGATCGTCCTGCGTATCGCCAACCCTGATCTTGAAACGCAGGTACAGGCAAAGGCCGCACAGCTCGTCCAAGAGCTGAAGGCAAAGGGCAGCGACGGCACCGTAAGCGAAGAAGAATTCGCAAAGATGGCAAAGGGCCAGTCGGAAGATAGGGTATCGGCCCCATTGGGCGGGAAACTCCGCGGTCCCGTGCGTGAAGATCCGAATAAGAAAGAAGATCCTTACCAGCGGCTGATCGCAATGAAGCCGGGCGAGGTTTCAGAACCGATCCTTTATCAGAACCGCTACTTCATTCTCCGCCGCGGCGAGGCCGTGCCGAAGAGCTTTGAGGAAGCGAAAAAAGAGATAGAGGTAAGCTTGCGGAACAGGCGTGCGTATGCAGCGGCCGCAGAACTCGCACAAAAGGCCGACGATGCCCTTAAGGCCTCTAAGGATATCCAAAAGGTAGCTGATGAATTTGCACCGCAGGCGAATATGAAGCCCGCCGAGATGATAAAGGAAACTGCGTATGTGAAGCCGGGCGATGACATTCCGGGCATCGGCATCTCGCCGCAGTTCGAGGAAGGCATTGCCACGCTCGAGGCTGTGAATGATGTCGGCGAAAAGACGCCGATCCAGAATGGCTTCGCGATACCTATGCTGGCTGACCGCAAAGAGCCGCGTGACGCCGATTTTGACGAGGTCAAGGCTCAGATCACGGATGTCGTAAAACTCGAAAAAGCTCAGGCCGAGATAGAGAACATTGCAAAGGCGATAGCCGCCGGAGCTCCGAATGCAACTGCATTGGCGGCCGCCGCAAGTGCAAAGGGTATGAAGGTCAAGGATCAGAAAGCATTTGTGCTCGGCTCGCCGCTTGGCGAAGGCTCATCGGCATCGACCAGCGAAGCTCTCGAGGATGCGATCTATGCAATGAAGCCGGGCGATGTTACAAAAACGCCCATCAAGAGCGGTGACAACTGGTATGTCGTCGGCGTTACCGGCCGTACTGAGGCCGACAGCGCGGAGTTCGCAAAGCAGCGTGACACGCTTCGCGAGCAAATGCTCGACAGCCGCCGCATGGCGATCTTCACCGACTATATCGCCTCGGTCAAGAAACGCTTGAGCGACGGCGGCTATATCACCATCTATCAAAACGTGGTTGAGAAGGCAGATGCTCCGCAGCCCGGCGAGGAACAGAACGGCCTTAATTTTTAG
- a CDS encoding NAD(+)/NADH kinase has protein sequence MSARKINSVAIVVKPDSEDALATADELSSWLVANSLTQIGTPQIANGADAARQPVGDADLVVVLGGDGTMIAAARLIGRSDALVLGINHGGLGYLTEFRIEEMFAAISSIVEGDYKIDSRVMLDAELRRGGEVVGSGRVLNDVVIDKAALARIINIEVRLNKLFVNRFRADGLIVATPTGSTAYNLSSGGPIIYPSMNAVVLTPICPFTLTNRPIVVPDDAEIELSLDTEHHGVALNLDGQAGFPMLGGDRVIIRKSETALNLVQPTNRNYFDVLRDKLKWGR, from the coding sequence ATGAGTGCCAGAAAGATCAATTCCGTCGCGATAGTCGTAAAACCGGACAGCGAAGATGCCCTCGCAACGGCCGATGAGCTTTCGTCGTGGCTCGTGGCGAATTCGCTAACACAGATTGGCACGCCTCAAATAGCGAACGGCGCGGACGCTGCAAGACAGCCTGTCGGCGATGCGGATCTTGTCGTCGTGCTCGGCGGCGACGGTACGATGATCGCTGCGGCACGCCTGATCGGCCGCTCGGACGCCCTAGTGCTCGGCATCAATCACGGCGGCCTCGGATACTTGACCGAGTTTCGGATCGAGGAGATGTTCGCGGCCATCAGCTCGATCGTCGAGGGCGATTATAAGATCGACAGCCGAGTGATGCTCGACGCCGAACTGCGGCGCGGCGGCGAAGTTGTCGGCAGCGGGCGTGTGCTGAATGATGTCGTGATCGACAAAGCCGCGCTTGCACGTATCATCAATATCGAGGTCCGGCTCAACAAGCTCTTTGTGAACCGCTTCCGTGCCGACGGCCTGATCGTAGCAACTCCGACAGGCTCGACGGCATATAATCTCTCGTCGGGCGGGCCGATCATTTACCCCTCGATGAACGCCGTTGTGTTGACGCCGATCTGCCCTTTTACGCTCACGAACCGTCCCATAGTTGTGCCGGATGACGCCGAGATCGAACTCTCGCTCGATACTGAGCATCACGGCGTCGCACTCAATCTCGACGGCCAAGCGGGCTTTCCGATGCTTGGAGGCGACCGCGTCATCATTCGCAAGAGCGAGACGGCACTCAACCTTGTGCAGCCGACAAACCGCAATTACTTCGACGTCCTGCGCGATAAACTTAAGTGGGGCAGATAG
- a CDS encoding MGMT family protein — protein MSLVDSSNYRERVYELVRAIPSGRVMTYGQIALILGEGYTPRTVGFVMHGSGEDVPWQRVINSQGKCSTGKLTIPVNLQQEMLEAEGVVFNAAGRCELETYQWWPEGYFESTDVQPQLFG, from the coding sequence GTGAGTTTAGTTGACAGTTCAAATTACCGCGAACGCGTATATGAGCTTGTACGCGCGATACCGTCAGGCAGGGTAATGACCTACGGTCAGATCGCATTGATCCTCGGCGAAGGCTATACGCCGCGCACCGTCGGTTTTGTAATGCACGGCTCCGGCGAAGATGTGCCGTGGCAGCGTGTCATAAACTCGCAGGGGAAATGCTCGACCGGCAAACTCACAATTCCGGTAAATTTGCAGCAGGAAATGCTCGAAGCAGAAGGCGTCGTTTTCAATGCCGCCGGAAGGTGCGAGTTGGAGACGTACCAGTGGTGGCCGGAAGGCTATTTCGAGAGCACGGACGTGCAGCCGCAACTATTCGGCTGA
- a CDS encoding cyclase family protein, with amino-acid sequence MTRIHDVTVTISAKTPIYKGDPGVEMTSFKAIERGDSANVSQIGFGVHTATHVDAPNHFIPGKKRVHELDPHKLIGPCRVISVPEDVTAVEPEHFGDLSGVERVLLKTKNSEFWATPEDGFRSDFAYLTPAAADHLVRSGVVLIGIDYLSIEKSGSPGHPVHVTLLSNEIVIVEGLDLRGITPGDYELICAPLKYDGATGDGSPARTFLIER; translated from the coding sequence ATGACACGGATTCATGACGTCACTGTAACGATCTCGGCGAAAACACCAATTTATAAAGGTGATCCCGGCGTCGAAATGACCTCATTCAAGGCCATCGAACGCGGCGACTCGGCAAACGTCTCGCAGATCGGCTTCGGCGTCCACACTGCGACGCACGTCGATGCTCCCAACCACTTTATTCCGGGCAAAAAGCGTGTGCACGAGCTCGATCCGCACAAGCTTATCGGCCCGTGCCGTGTTATTTCGGTCCCGGAAGATGTAACCGCCGTTGAGCCGGAACATTTCGGCGATTTAAGCGGTGTTGAACGTGTTCTGCTGAAAACAAAGAACTCCGAATTCTGGGCAACGCCCGAGGATGGCTTTCGCAGCGATTTTGCATATCTGACGCCTGCGGCCGCCGACCATCTCGTCAGAAGCGGCGTCGTGCTGATCGGAATTGATTATCTTTCGATCGAGAAGAGCGGCTCGCCCGGTCATCCTGTTCACGTAACGCTGCTTTCGAATGAGATCGTAATAGTCGAAGGCCTTGACCTGCGTGGTATCACGCCGGGCGACTACGAACTGATCTGCGCGCCGCTAAAGTACGACGGAGCGACCGGCGACGGCTCGCCGGCAAGGACGTTCCTGATCGAGCGGTAA
- a CDS encoding menaquinone biosynthesis protein encodes MRPPSVFGICTFAENKSLSSGPLVEVSQVSDDNVRMLLSGIRLAASSYSNTAPLIWSFLYGSQRGRAEMILDNAPARSAQLLAEGRVDAALVPVFAYQSIDNVRLIPDVCVGTRHLVQSVCLVTKGCDLADAATVALDTSSRTSAALTKIIFREFINREPKFTEAAPDIASMLEKADAALLIGDPALRLDTSIYRKFDLAGLWHEYTGLGFVFAMWMTRKDPMPIDLAAARNEGVAHIAEIAANYISDTRLSLAEMKEYLGSKISYSMDETMRAGLRLYFELAAKHHLIERNRKLEFI; translated from the coding sequence TTGCGTCCACCGTCCGTTTTCGGTATCTGCACCTTTGCAGAAAACAAGAGCCTTTCATCAGGCCCGCTCGTTGAGGTCTCGCAGGTTAGCGACGATAATGTACGTATGCTACTTTCCGGCATACGGCTGGCGGCTTCGAGCTATTCGAACACAGCACCGCTTATTTGGAGTTTCCTTTACGGGTCGCAGCGTGGCCGCGCCGAGATGATACTCGATAATGCACCGGCACGCTCAGCACAATTATTGGCCGAAGGCCGCGTCGATGCGGCATTGGTGCCCGTTTTTGCGTACCAATCGATCGACAATGTAAGGCTCATACCTGATGTGTGCGTCGGTACGCGGCACCTTGTTCAAAGCGTCTGCCTCGTTACAAAAGGCTGTGATCTAGCAGATGCTGCGACAGTCGCGCTCGACACTTCGTCGCGTACCTCGGCGGCGCTGACCAAGATCATCTTTCGCGAATTCATAAACCGCGAGCCGAAATTCACTGAGGCGGCTCCCGACATTGCCTCAATGTTGGAGAAGGCAGATGCCGCCCTTCTTATCGGCGACCCTGCACTGCGTCTTGATACGTCTATCTATCGAAAGTTCGATCTTGCCGGCCTTTGGCACGAGTACACGGGGCTCGGCTTCGTTTTCGCTATGTGGATGACGCGAAAGGACCCGATGCCGATCGACCTTGCGGCCGCACGCAACGAAGGTGTCGCGCACATCGCAGAGATAGCCGCAAATTACATCTCCGACACGCGGCTCAGCCTTGCCGAAATGAAAGAATATCTCGGCTCGAAGATCAGTTATTCGATGGATGAAACAATGCGCGCCGGCCTGCGGCTCTATTTCGAATTAGCCGCAAAACATCACCTCATCGAGCGGAACCGCAAGCTCGAATTCATCTGA
- a CDS encoding DUF1905 domain-containing protein — protein MAKPVKSLKLKTKLMKWEDSGWHSLVIDKKTVDRFGFEGIYKRIVCTLDGGEPFQCALMPAHGDFYIIINQQKRDAVGIAAGDIVSVLIEKDESKYGLPMPEEFREVLDQDPQGDKLFHALTPGKQRSLLHHLGTVKDIDMRIRHALIIVEHLKEHGKIVDKILHAELRAAAWQNTRFR, from the coding sequence ATGGCGAAGCCGGTAAAGAGCCTAAAATTAAAGACCAAGCTGATGAAATGGGAAGATTCCGGCTGGCATTCGCTCGTGATCGACAAAAAGACTGTCGATAGGTTCGGTTTCGAGGGCATTTACAAGCGTATCGTATGTACGCTCGACGGCGGCGAACCTTTTCAGTGTGCGTTGATGCCGGCGCATGGTGATTTCTACATCATCATCAATCAGCAAAAGCGTGATGCGGTCGGTATAGCCGCCGGCGACATCGTCAGCGTACTCATCGAAAAGGACGAGAGCAAGTACGGCCTGCCGATGCCGGAGGAATTTCGCGAGGTGCTCGATCAAGACCCGCAGGGCGACAAGCTTTTTCACGCGCTCACGCCGGGAAAACAGCGTTCGCTCCTGCATCATCTCGGCACGGTCAAGGACATCGATATGCGGATCCGCCACGCGCTCATCATCGTCGAGCATTTGAAAGAGCACGGCAAAATCGTTGATAAGATCCTACACGCCGAATTGCGTGCGGCAGCGTGGCAGAACACGCGTTTCAGATGA